One stretch of Motilibacter rhizosphaerae DNA includes these proteins:
- a CDS encoding amidase family protein — protein sequence MPHPSPRRRRAAALGCALATAGLALTAVQPAARATTTVKDDDGVITWDVNDASRGDVDDGSIATGGAPFQNGNGTNPFDGFGALRTTVSGRGVTAAASGSGHILRGFGLTYDGVDGWVTTAPVTLGGVRFSRSILVDPTHHWTRYVDTVTNIASRPRKVRVSFGGGVGYSTAGFPVSLMSQGGAHPADWTYVAATSSGDAHLATDDSWAVISDSVDGTAAKPAKHGPRGVLTGRADAYSDFRFASRVFSSSYAQGPRQGEADYLGVDNTLSLSAGRTASVVHFVTAAAPEKTATAGQQAAVVQGVLQSLTAALPLSDLTPAALCTVANLDVTSVAGYDAATCAKQVPLGPTAQPPVVPPTTTSRYPVAEKTVAQMLADMAAGRTTSVAITQAYIDRIAAYDRGQSGLNSYLYLDVAHALAEARAADAARAKGATGALLGIPVALKDLYDTKDMPTTGGSLALAGSRPTTDATAVARLRAAGAVILGKLNLSEFAWSGNYSQSGVGGSTYNPYDTDRSAAGSSGGTGASTAASLNAFSMGTDSCGSLQGVSGVTGLDTIRATRGLTSLAGVFPLEGFQDSAGPMTRSITDLATALTVLAGTDSKDALTAKATAHVPAGGYTTFLKAGALSGKRLGYLDYFPSQYADAAVSTHFSGVLAKLKSSGATVVDVTSGFNAATSKRSTAYYASGVWSSAHYRHDINAFLAANKGFTVKDVKQIAASGKAIPFLQSALEAAAKAKDPSAADLAKTAAAKKALAGAIEGFMKAHHLDALVYPTNADDPAIADGDRGFNQNCQISADSGLPGVTVATGTDTHGLPVGLEFLGASWTDGQLLGLAYSYEQHAKGTTVGRKAPKGYGNLAYARVS from the coding sequence ATGCCACACCCCTCTCCCCGCCGCAGGCGCGCGGCGGCGCTCGGCTGCGCGCTCGCGACCGCCGGGCTGGCGCTCACCGCGGTCCAGCCCGCCGCGCGCGCCACGACGACCGTGAAGGACGACGACGGCGTCATCACCTGGGACGTCAACGACGCCTCCCGCGGCGACGTCGACGACGGCTCGATCGCCACGGGCGGAGCGCCCTTCCAGAACGGCAACGGGACCAACCCCTTCGACGGCTTCGGCGCACTGCGCACGACGGTGAGCGGGCGAGGCGTTACCGCTGCCGCCTCGGGCAGCGGCCACATCCTGCGCGGCTTCGGCCTGACCTACGACGGCGTCGACGGCTGGGTGACGACGGCGCCGGTCACCCTCGGTGGCGTGCGCTTCTCCCGCTCGATCCTCGTGGACCCGACCCACCACTGGACGCGCTACGTCGACACCGTCACCAACATCGCCTCCCGGCCCCGCAAGGTCCGGGTCTCGTTCGGCGGCGGCGTGGGCTACAGCACCGCGGGGTTCCCCGTCAGCCTCATGTCCCAGGGCGGCGCGCACCCGGCCGACTGGACGTACGTCGCCGCCACCTCGAGCGGCGACGCGCACCTCGCGACCGACGACTCCTGGGCGGTCATCTCCGACAGCGTCGACGGCACCGCCGCGAAGCCCGCGAAGCACGGCCCGCGGGGCGTGCTCACGGGGCGCGCCGATGCGTACTCCGACTTCCGCTTCGCCAGCAGGGTGTTCTCGTCGTCGTACGCCCAAGGTCCTCGGCAGGGGGAGGCCGACTACCTCGGGGTGGACAACACGCTGAGCCTGTCCGCGGGGCGCACTGCGAGCGTCGTGCACTTCGTCACGGCAGCCGCGCCCGAGAAGACGGCGACGGCCGGGCAGCAGGCGGCCGTGGTGCAGGGCGTCCTCCAGTCCCTGACTGCTGCGCTGCCCCTCTCCGACCTCACGCCGGCCGCACTGTGCACGGTGGCGAACCTCGACGTGACGTCCGTGGCGGGCTACGACGCCGCGACGTGCGCGAAGCAGGTCCCGCTGGGCCCGACGGCCCAGCCCCCGGTGGTGCCGCCCACGACGACCTCGCGCTACCCGGTCGCCGAGAAGACCGTCGCCCAGATGCTCGCGGACATGGCCGCGGGCCGGACGACGTCGGTGGCCATCACCCAGGCCTACATCGACCGCATCGCGGCGTACGACCGTGGGCAGTCGGGTCTCAACTCCTACCTGTACCTCGACGTCGCGCACGCGCTCGCGGAGGCTCGCGCCGCGGACGCCGCCCGCGCGAAGGGGGCGACGGGCGCCCTGCTCGGCATCCCCGTGGCGCTCAAGGACCTCTACGACACCAAGGACATGCCGACCACCGGTGGCTCGCTGGCCCTGGCAGGCAGCCGTCCGACCACCGACGCGACCGCCGTGGCCCGGCTGCGCGCGGCGGGTGCGGTCATCCTCGGCAAGCTCAACCTCTCGGAGTTCGCCTGGAGCGGCAACTACAGCCAGAGCGGCGTGGGGGGGAGCACGTACAACCCGTACGACACCGACCGTTCGGCCGCGGGGTCGAGCGGCGGGACGGGCGCGTCGACCGCGGCGAGCCTGAACGCGTTCAGCATGGGCACGGACAGCTGCGGCTCCCTCCAGGGCGTCAGCGGCGTGACGGGGCTCGACACGATCCGCGCCACCCGCGGGCTCACGAGCCTCGCCGGGGTCTTCCCGCTCGAGGGCTTCCAGGACAGCGCCGGCCCGATGACGCGGAGCATCACCGATCTCGCCACCGCCCTGACCGTGCTCGCGGGCACGGACAGCAAGGACGCGCTGACGGCCAAGGCGACGGCGCACGTCCCCGCCGGTGGCTACACGACGTTCCTCAAGGCGGGAGCGCTGTCCGGCAAGCGGCTCGGCTACCTCGACTACTTCCCCAGCCAGTACGCCGACGCGGCCGTCTCGACGCACTTCTCCGGCGTGCTCGCGAAGCTGAAGAGCAGCGGCGCCACCGTCGTGGACGTCACGAGCGGCTTCAACGCGGCGACGAGCAAGCGCTCCACGGCGTACTACGCCTCGGGCGTGTGGAGCTCGGCGCACTACCGGCACGACATCAACGCGTTCCTGGCCGCGAACAAGGGCTTCACGGTCAAGGACGTCAAGCAGATCGCGGCCAGTGGCAAGGCGATCCCGTTCCTGCAGTCGGCGCTCGAGGCGGCGGCCAAGGCGAAGGACCCGTCGGCGGCTGACCTGGCGAAGACCGCGGCGGCCAAGAAGGCGCTCGCGGGGGCGATCGAGGGGTTCATGAAGGCGCACCACCTCGACGCGCTCGTCTACCCGACCAACGCCGACGACCCGGCGATCGCGGACGGTGACCGCGGGTTCAACCAGAACTGCCAGATCAGCGCCGACAGCGGCCTGCCCGGCGTGACGGTCGCCACCGGCACCGACACCCACGGACTGCCCGTGGGCCTGGAGTTCCTCGGTGCCTCGTGGACCGACGGGCAGCTCCTCGGCCTGGCGTACTCCTACGAGCAGCACGCGAAGGGCACGACGGTCGGGCGCAAGGCCCCGAAGGGCTACGGGAACCTGGCGTACGCGCGGGTGTCGTAG
- a CDS encoding Na+/H+ antiporter yields MARPAPRSGKESPVLVVVALGLTGLAVVLAAEALSHRSGLPTSVLLVLAGLAYGYLPGPDLQLDPEVVLVVAIPPLLYAAALESSLLALRRDVRAVVGLSVFLVLATALGVGAGLSWALPAVPLAAGVALGAAVAPPDPVAALSIGRRAGLPPRLVTLVEGEGLLNDATALTVLGVAVGAVGGHFSLGHALLEFVVTAAGGVVVGAAVARVLGRVRAVNDEPLVDNALSLGTPFAAYLAGEELHVSGVLAVVVAGLLLGHRSPQLQTSGARLQTRAVWRLVEFLLEGWVFLLIGQQLPAVLSGLHRYDRSDLAVAAAVTLGVVLLLRPLWLLASAHLPARLHARLGGDPDEAAALSRREVLALSWAGTRGVITLAAAFSLPEGFPQRDLLLFCAYLVVLVTLVGQGLTFGPLLRRLRLGDTRLAAALLRNEARSAATSAALARLDALLAREPELAPAAGPLRRATQARQERYERRVDALAAAEGGLPHDEAYAAGVRLRREMIDAERQELLDWRDSGRLPDADLRVLQRELDLEESVLPPPA; encoded by the coding sequence GTGGCGCGTCCTGCCCCGCGCAGCGGGAAGGAGTCGCCCGTGCTCGTCGTCGTCGCCCTCGGGCTCACCGGTCTCGCCGTCGTCCTCGCGGCCGAGGCGCTCTCGCACCGCTCGGGCCTGCCGACCTCGGTCCTGCTCGTCCTGGCGGGGCTCGCCTACGGCTACCTCCCCGGCCCCGACCTCCAGCTCGACCCCGAGGTCGTGCTCGTCGTGGCCATCCCCCCTCTGCTCTACGCCGCGGCGCTCGAGTCGAGCCTGCTCGCCCTGCGCCGCGACGTGCGCGCCGTCGTCGGGCTCTCGGTCTTCCTCGTGCTGGCGACCGCGCTCGGGGTCGGCGCGGGGCTCAGCTGGGCGCTGCCCGCCGTCCCCCTCGCCGCTGGCGTCGCGCTCGGGGCGGCCGTCGCGCCGCCCGACCCGGTCGCCGCGCTCTCCATCGGGCGCCGTGCGGGACTGCCGCCGCGCCTGGTCACCCTCGTCGAGGGCGAGGGGCTGCTCAACGACGCGACTGCGCTGACCGTCCTCGGCGTCGCCGTCGGGGCGGTGGGCGGGCACTTCTCGCTCGGCCACGCCCTGCTCGAGTTCGTCGTCACCGCTGCCGGCGGAGTCGTCGTCGGCGCCGCGGTCGCCCGGGTGCTCGGCCGGGTGCGCGCGGTCAACGACGAGCCGCTCGTCGACAACGCGCTGTCGCTCGGGACGCCGTTCGCGGCGTACCTCGCGGGCGAGGAGCTCCACGTCTCCGGCGTGCTCGCGGTCGTCGTCGCGGGGCTGCTCCTCGGCCACCGCAGCCCGCAGCTGCAGACCAGCGGCGCCCGGCTGCAGACCCGCGCCGTGTGGCGGCTGGTCGAGTTCCTGCTGGAAGGGTGGGTCTTCCTGCTCATCGGCCAGCAGCTGCCGGCCGTGCTGAGCGGGCTGCACCGCTACGACCGCAGCGACCTCGCCGTCGCCGCTGCCGTGACGCTGGGCGTCGTGCTCCTGCTGCGCCCGCTGTGGCTGCTCGCCTCCGCCCACCTGCCGGCCCGGCTGCACGCCCGGCTGGGCGGCGACCCCGACGAGGCGGCGGCGCTCTCCCGCCGCGAGGTGCTCGCCCTGAGCTGGGCCGGCACCCGCGGCGTCATCACGCTGGCCGCGGCGTTCTCGCTGCCCGAGGGGTTCCCGCAGCGCGACCTGCTGCTGTTCTGCGCGTACCTCGTCGTGCTCGTGACGCTCGTCGGCCAGGGGCTGACCTTCGGCCCGCTGCTGCGCCGGCTGCGCCTCGGCGACACCCGGCTCGCGGCGGCCCTGCTGCGCAACGAGGCCCGCAGCGCGGCGACGTCCGCGGCGCTGGCCCGGCTCGACGCGCTGCTCGCCCGGGAGCCAGAGCTCGCTCCCGCGGCCGGACCGCTGCGCCGGGCGACGCAGGCGCGCCAGGAGCGCTACGAGCGCCGCGTGGACGCCCTTGCCGCCGCGGAGGGCGGGCTCCCCCACGACGAGGCGTACGCCGCCGGCGTCCGCCTGCGCCGGGAGATGATCGACGCCGAGCGCCAGGAGCTGCTCGACTGGCGGGACTCGGGCCGGCTGCCCGACGCGGACCTCCGGGTGCTCCAGCGCGAGCTCGACCTCGAGGAGAGCGTGCTTCCGCCGCCGGCGTGA
- a CDS encoding ABC transporter ATP-binding protein — MTVPPQRRPAVVLTDVTRVHPGGVRALDGVSLVVERGSFLAVMGPSGSGKSTLMHCAAGLDVPTSGSVEVDGVAVQRLDETARAVLRRERVGFVFQSYHLLPSLSVRDNITLPLRLGGRTVDPAWLDELVERVGLSHRLDSRPGELSGGQQQRAALARALVTRPAVVFADEPTGALDSTTAQQVLRLLRELVDDLHQTVVMVTHDAGAAAQAHETVVMRDGRIVGAVA; from the coding sequence ATGACCGTCCCGCCCCAGCGGCGCCCGGCCGTCGTCCTCACCGACGTCACCCGCGTCCACCCGGGTGGCGTCCGTGCGCTCGACGGCGTCTCGCTCGTCGTCGAGCGGGGCAGCTTCCTGGCCGTGATGGGCCCGTCCGGCTCCGGCAAGAGCACGCTCATGCACTGCGCCGCGGGGCTCGACGTGCCCACGAGCGGCTCGGTCGAGGTGGACGGGGTCGCGGTGCAGCGGCTCGACGAGACCGCGCGTGCGGTGCTGCGCCGCGAGCGCGTGGGGTTCGTCTTCCAGTCGTACCACCTGCTCCCCTCGCTCTCGGTGCGGGACAACATCACGCTGCCGCTGCGCCTCGGGGGCCGCACCGTTGATCCCGCGTGGCTCGACGAGCTCGTCGAGCGGGTGGGGCTCTCCCACCGGCTCGACTCGCGACCCGGGGAGCTGTCCGGGGGCCAGCAGCAGCGCGCGGCACTGGCGCGCGCGCTCGTCACCCGCCCCGCGGTGGTGTTCGCCGACGAGCCGACCGGCGCGCTCGACTCCACCACGGCGCAGCAGGTGCTGCGGCTGCTGCGCGAGCTCGTCGACGACCTGCACCAGACGGTCGTCATGGTGACCCACGACGCCGGAGCCGCGGCCCAGGCCCACGAGACCGTCGTCATGCGCGACGGG
- a CDS encoding glycoside hydrolase family 3 C-terminal domain-containing protein yields the protein MHRWATRLTVLSAAVASALAGSATAVTAAHADTAAGSPIYLDRSYSPVERATDLVSRMTLAEKAAELDSSRAPAIPRLGVAAWGWWNEANHGINASTLTASGNATTLTNTTSYPSDLSLGSTWDPDLVYKEAGLIGDEARDVSPANRQNLDFYAPTVNLTRDPRWGRNDESWSEDPTLTAALASQYVDGLQGQTQDGKLLPEANGYYKAIATLKHYAANNSEVNRRQGSSDMDERTLREYYTKQFADIVQQAHPGSIMSSYNEVNGVPAAASVKLIDTMARQQFGFDGYFTSDCDAVEVIQKDHHWQPPGAPAPLDQYGRTAYALSAGEDLDCNAGYSDAFNYGNTIPTAIAQHIQTQTDVFNEGDVDVSAVRLFTARIETGEFDDEASVPWVQAARQRLGGTTWVSSEANGAITETPERLAQARTSADESIVLLKNSAPTGAKSPLLPLKVPHTGAYKVAVMGYFAHPSRGLYLGGYSSIQTASGQAKEIDAYTGIKNAVTAIDPSAQVDFLPGVTGGTSASSLNTVDAASIAAAKGYDAVIVVAGTDGGTSAEDRDRTTIALPGAQSAMIQQAEAANPNTVVYLETVGEVAVGSFKDSTNALLWSSYNGERQGDAIADVLLGKVNPSGHLPFTWYADDSQLPSILDYTIRPTATNPGRTYQYFTGTPTYPFGYGLSYSTFDYEKIRVSNWSETPDGTITVHARVRNTSDVDGTEVAQLYVTTPNAPSSAERPTKRLLAFQRVTLQAGHGASVVFTVPASKLAFWDTAAGKYVVDPGHYGLEVGGNSADIAQTDSIDVHGTLTVKPAVLTAKPIQSGDVENQVAQRVFVDPGKTIDPQLTVSMTDQSIYGYITKGQSKPLPAGTTVTYSSNRPSVVGVQDGTLKALGTGIATVTATLKYHGASVSTTFTVDVVEHVALTAPALVTPGSTFTATATLPSGQGAPTLTGVSFALDLPQGWSAQATTPTTVDSLPGGQTATVSWQVTVPADAQPGDGTLTATASFTSPSGAGTASASTSVTTPYPSLVAAYSNASTTNDGTAGAYDGAGRSFSAQALAGVTPSLTPGATFTHDGATFTWPSSAIGTPDNVWANGQTIAVSGSGSTLHLIGAANNGTATGTLRITYTDGTTQDATLSYNDWWGATPAAGTDVLVATPYHLLNGVKQNQKVGIYDAQIPLQAGKTLAYLTLPKFSAPGTPGLAMHVWTLGLS from the coding sequence ATGCACAGATGGGCCACACGGCTCACCGTCCTGAGTGCCGCTGTCGCGAGCGCTCTCGCCGGGTCGGCCACCGCCGTCACGGCAGCGCACGCGGATACGGCCGCAGGCAGCCCGATCTACCTCGACCGGAGCTACTCGCCGGTCGAGCGCGCGACCGACCTCGTGTCGCGGATGACCCTGGCGGAGAAGGCCGCCGAGCTCGACAGCAGCAGGGCCCCGGCGATCCCGCGCCTCGGCGTGGCCGCCTGGGGCTGGTGGAACGAGGCCAACCACGGGATCAACGCCTCGACGCTCACCGCTTCGGGCAACGCGACGACGCTGACCAACACCACGTCGTACCCGTCGGACCTGTCGCTGGGCAGCACCTGGGACCCGGACCTCGTCTACAAGGAGGCCGGGCTCATCGGTGACGAGGCGCGCGACGTCTCGCCCGCCAACCGCCAGAACCTCGACTTCTACGCCCCGACCGTCAACCTCACGCGCGACCCGCGCTGGGGGCGCAACGACGAGTCGTGGAGCGAGGACCCGACGCTCACCGCAGCGCTCGCCTCGCAGTACGTCGACGGCCTCCAGGGCCAGACGCAGGACGGCAAGCTCCTGCCCGAGGCCAACGGCTACTACAAGGCCATCGCGACGCTGAAGCACTACGCGGCGAACAACAGCGAGGTCAACCGCCGCCAGGGCTCGTCCGACATGGACGAGCGCACGCTGCGCGAGTACTACACCAAGCAGTTCGCGGACATCGTCCAGCAGGCGCACCCGGGCTCGATCATGAGCTCCTACAACGAGGTCAACGGCGTCCCGGCCGCGGCCAGCGTCAAGCTCATCGACACGATGGCGCGGCAGCAGTTCGGCTTCGACGGCTACTTCACCAGCGACTGCGACGCGGTCGAGGTGATCCAGAAGGACCACCACTGGCAGCCGCCGGGCGCCCCCGCCCCGCTGGACCAGTACGGCCGCACCGCCTACGCCCTCTCCGCCGGTGAGGACCTGGACTGCAACGCGGGCTACTCCGACGCGTTCAACTACGGCAACACGATCCCGACCGCGATCGCGCAGCACATCCAGACGCAGACCGACGTCTTCAACGAGGGCGACGTCGACGTCTCGGCCGTGCGCCTGTTCACCGCGCGCATCGAGACCGGCGAGTTCGACGACGAGGCCTCGGTGCCGTGGGTGCAGGCGGCTCGCCAGCGCCTCGGCGGCACGACGTGGGTCTCGAGCGAGGCCAACGGCGCCATCACGGAGACGCCCGAGCGGCTCGCCCAGGCCCGTACCTCGGCCGACGAGAGCATCGTCCTGCTGAAGAACTCCGCTCCCACGGGCGCGAAGTCCCCGCTGCTGCCGTTGAAGGTGCCGCACACCGGCGCCTACAAGGTCGCGGTCATGGGCTACTTCGCCCACCCGAGCCGCGGTCTCTACCTGGGTGGCTACTCGAGCATCCAGACCGCGTCGGGCCAGGCCAAGGAGATCGACGCCTACACCGGCATCAAGAACGCCGTCACGGCGATCGACCCGTCGGCCCAGGTCGACTTCCTCCCCGGCGTGACCGGCGGCACCTCCGCCTCCTCGCTGAACACCGTCGACGCGGCCTCCATCGCCGCGGCGAAGGGCTACGACGCGGTCATCGTCGTGGCGGGCACCGACGGCGGCACCTCCGCCGAGGACCGGGACCGCACGACCATCGCGCTCCCCGGCGCCCAGTCGGCCATGATCCAGCAGGCCGAGGCCGCCAACCCCAACACGGTCGTCTACCTCGAGACCGTGGGCGAGGTCGCCGTCGGCTCCTTCAAGGACAGCACCAACGCGCTGCTCTGGAGCTCGTACAACGGTGAGCGCCAGGGCGACGCGATCGCGGACGTCCTGCTGGGCAAGGTGAACCCGAGCGGCCACCTGCCCTTCACGTGGTACGCGGACGACAGCCAGCTGCCGTCGATCCTCGACTACACGATCCGCCCGACGGCGACGAACCCCGGCCGTACGTACCAGTACTTCACCGGGACGCCGACCTACCCGTTCGGCTACGGCCTGAGCTACTCGACGTTCGACTACGAGAAGATCCGCGTCAGCAACTGGAGCGAGACGCCGGACGGCACGATCACCGTGCACGCCCGCGTGCGCAACACGAGCGACGTCGACGGCACCGAGGTGGCCCAGCTCTACGTCACCACCCCCAACGCCCCCTCGTCGGCCGAGCGGCCCACCAAGCGCCTCCTCGCCTTCCAGCGGGTGACGCTGCAGGCCGGTCACGGCGCGTCGGTCGTCTTCACGGTCCCGGCCTCGAAGCTCGCCTTCTGGGACACCGCGGCCGGCAAGTACGTCGTCGACCCGGGCCACTACGGCCTCGAGGTGGGCGGCAACAGCGCCGACATCGCGCAGACCGACTCGATCGACGTCCACGGCACGCTCACGGTGAAGCCCGCGGTCCTGACCGCGAAGCCCATCCAGTCCGGTGACGTCGAGAACCAGGTCGCGCAGCGCGTCTTCGTCGACCCGGGCAAGACGATCGACCCGCAGCTCACGGTCTCGATGACCGACCAGAGCATCTACGGCTACATCACCAAGGGCCAGAGCAAGCCGCTGCCCGCGGGGACGACCGTGACCTACTCGAGCAACCGGCCCTCGGTCGTCGGTGTGCAGGACGGGACCCTCAAGGCCCTCGGCACCGGCATCGCGACGGTCACGGCGACGCTGAAGTACCACGGTGCCAGCGTCTCCACGACCTTCACCGTCGACGTGGTGGAGCACGTGGCGCTGACCGCGCCCGCGCTCGTCACGCCGGGGTCGACGTTCACGGCGACGGCCACGCTGCCCTCCGGGCAGGGTGCACCGACGCTGACGGGCGTGTCGTTCGCGCTCGACCTGCCGCAGGGCTGGTCGGCGCAGGCGACGACGCCGACGACCGTGGACAGCCTCCCCGGTGGCCAGACCGCGACCGTCTCCTGGCAGGTCACGGTCCCGGCCGACGCCCAGCCCGGTGACGGCACGCTCACCGCGACGGCGTCGTTCACCTCGCCCAGCGGTGCCGGCACCGCCTCGGCCTCCACGTCGGTCACGACGCCGTACCCCTCGCTCGTCGCGGCGTACAGCAACGCGTCCACGACCAACGACGGCACGGCGGGTGCCTACGACGGTGCTGGGCGGAGCTTCTCCGCCCAGGCGCTGGCCGGCGTGACGCCGAGCCTGACGCCCGGTGCGACGTTCACCCACGACGGGGCGACGTTCACCTGGCCGTCGTCCGCGATCGGGACCCCGGACAACGTCTGGGCGAACGGGCAGACCATCGCCGTCTCCGGGTCGGGTTCGACGCTCCACCTCATCGGGGCGGCGAACAACGGCACGGCGACCGGCACCCTGCGCATCACCTACACCGACGGCACGACGCAGGACGCCACCCTGTCGTACAACGACTGGTGGGGCGCCACTCCGGCTGCGGGGACCGACGTCCTCGTCGCCACGCCGTACCACCTGCTCAACGGTGTCAAGCAGAACCAGAAGGTGGGCATCTACGACGCGCAGATCCCGCTGCAGGCAGGCAAGACCCTGGCCTACCTGACGCTGCCGAAGTTCAGCGCTCCGGGCACCCCGGGCCTGGCGATGCACGTGTGGACCCTCGGCCTGAGCTGA